The genomic region CTGCATTGGCAGCTCTTGTTGCGGCTAATTTTCTCAAACCATGGGCTGATTTTTTTATTCCCGCTGCATTACATGCTTTCCTAAACAGATTGCCAAAACTTTCTTTAGTAAGTTTTTTTCCTTCTTTCCCGCAAATAAATGTCTCATTTCCGATGGGACCGGCTTCAAGAGTTTTTGCTAACTCAGGTAAAATGGGAAGAAACACATCTGTTTGGAACTTGCTCTTTTCTGTCTTTAAATGAATAATATTATCCGTTACATCCTTCCAACCGACGCGCACAACATCTCCCCGTCGTAAGCCTGTGTAGAGAAGAACATCAATCCATACGCGTTCATGCGTTCCAAGAGGCCATCGTTGATGATATTTATCGATGTCTTCTTCTAACCATGGAGAAAAACCCTCTGTATTAAAGGATTTGGGTGGTTTGATATTAAAGGCAGGGTTTCTGTGCAAAAGAGAATTATCAACTGCCCAATTGAAAAGACCATTTAAGGCTGTCAAAAAATGCCTTGCAGCGGCAGGAGTCTCACGTCTTCTCTCTACCGCATCAAGAATATGCTGTTTTTCTATACTTTTATAGGAACAAGTACCAATATGTTGAGAAATATTATTTAGGATTCTTTGTTTAACTTTTTTGGTTGATTCCGCTTGATTATGCCATTGCATACTTTGCAAATATTGGTGCATCAGCCAATCAAAAGAACCTTCCATAAGTCTAGTACGTTTTATTTGTCTTGGAAGGCCGTTTTGCGCTTCTTTGAGAGCAAGTGTATAATTGTCAACAAATTCTTGCGTTCCATAAGTTCCGTATACCCTATACCTTTGACCATGCCCGATACGCACATACCATATGGTTTTACCATGGCGCGTAATTTCTTTGATAAGGTGGGGAGGCCGTGGTTTAGGCATGACTAGAACTTAATACCGTCAACAGAACGGCAAGTGTTTTGAGTATTATATTCTCCTTGCTCATCTTCCAATGGAGGAAAATCATCAATGTTAAAGAGATTACAGTCTTTAGTTGATGGTGTTGTTATTGCTTTGAGATAAATTAAGAGTTCACCGGTTGGTTTGATTTCGATTAACTCACAACCTTGCTTTTTAGCCTCTCGTAAAGCCCGAGCAATGGCTGGCTGTGTTATAGTAGGGTAGCGATGAGCCATGTTAAATTTCCTTAATTTTGAGTGCACCCCACCTGTGGTGAAAAGTGTGCATGTGTGTGAAAGTGATTTCAAATTGGGTGGGGGCGCTTTAGAAGGAGACGTGAGGAAAAAAGCACCCCCTATGGGGTTAAGCAGCTTGCGTAAAGACACGCGTTTCTTGTTCTATTTCTTCTAAAAAAGTTTCGACAGCCTTATTGATACGTTCAATCTGCTCATCATCGCGTTGAACGCGTTGAACTTTGATACATAAGTGAGGTGATTTATCTACAAACAAGGGGTTGTAGCTAACAAAATCACACCATTTTCGCCCTGTGCAAGCCATTTGGAATTGCATTTGTAAGATATATTCAGGCTTGATTTCACTATCTAGCAAAAAACGTGTATACGTTGTTAGTTGAGGGCATTTGACCTCTATGAGCCCCTCATCACCAATAAGACCATCAGGACTAGCCCCTGCCATTTCAATTGTCGGATGAGGAATAAATCCGCACCGTGTGACAGTAACCAAACGTCTAAGGCTGTATTTTTGAATTGCACTGTCTTCATATTTACGTCCCCATCGCATAGCATGTGTTTCATAAGATAGACTTGTTATGCCCGTTAAGCGTTCTCCAATGAGTTTGAGTTTGTACTCTTCATATTTACTTGTAGGTGAGCCTTTAGCTGTTTTATCAACGATGCTGTTAATATTTGAAGCTGTGACTTTACCTAAACGAGCTTGAAACCACTCTGGTGTTCTTTGTTCCATATCACACCCCTGGTAGATCTTGTTGAGTTGGTGTGTGTGGTTGTTTTGGTGAAGGCAAAGTTTGTTGCTCTTCTTCCATTTGGAAGCGTTGCCTTTCCTTTAAACCTTCTAAAATAATTTGCCCCGTCTCATGAGACATTTCTGTGAGGCTTGCGACTTTTGCAAAAGAGAGTACCTTTTTTTCTTCTGTTTTTGTTTGTTCCATTAATTCTCTGATTTGTGCAAGCACTTCATCAGATACCCTCTCGTTTTGGGGATTGTGATTAACTTCACTGATAAAAGCCTCATCAATACAATCAGCTTCATATTCGTTATAGATATTAGGAAGACCGAATGCATAACGTGCACACTGTGTAATAGCCTTATGACGTAACATACGAATAGGATATTTTCTCCAATGTTCCGTGTCGCGTTTACATTCTTCCATCTCTTCAGAGATTTCTATTGGATATTTAATGTTCTTCAAATATATAGCGCATTCATAAGCAATTACCTTGCCTTCATTATCGCGTTCTTTTTTAATTTCATTCCATTAAAGTTAGGACGTGAACGTATGATATTGAGCCATCCTTCAATAGAAGTCATCACACTAATACCGCCCCCTCTTTTAGGGATGACGTATATTTCTTTGTCTAGAGGATTTAACCTATACCTATCGGCAAGGTAGATAAAATCTTCAAAATCTTCCTTAGAAATATTGAAATTGATACAATTCTTTATGATCTTTTTGCAAAATTCTTGTTCTGATAAACCATATTTCTGCGCCACTGTTGCTACGATAGAAGTTGTCATTATCTTTATCCTTAATGCAGCGTCTGTTTTTGGAGTTGCTCACTTAAGTATGCTAATCCTTTGGGTGTAATCTTTGCACTGAGAACAGTTCTTCCTCTTCCACTGGCGGTTTGAATGGTGTGGGCTTCACAATCCATCAATCCTCTATTGATTTTATCCTGACGAGGTAACAAACGTTTATCCATGCCACTACGATAAGCCCAATAATTATTAAGCAAGCGGCTTGTTAAATCTTTGGGGAGTAAGCCTAATATTTTTGCTGCTTCGCTTATACCAAACAAACCATCAGATCGTTCTAAACGTTTAAGTGCTTCTGCCTTTGGGATTAACTGAGCAATGACATGATCTTTGCGTTCATTTTCATTTTTTAAGTGCGTAAAAACACCTAACATGACTTGGGGATTTGAATAGTCAATTTGAGGGGTTGTTACTTGTTTTGCTTTCCGTTCACACTCAATGAAATATTGACGAGCTTGTTTACCTCTCTCATTACGTTCAACCATAGCAAGTTCTTTCGCCATGTCTAAAGTAAGATGATAGTTTATTACAAGGACAGCTCTAGATTTTGCGTTCCCCAATTTTGGGGACCGCAAATCTTGTGTTTTTATAAAGTCTTTTCCTTCTTCAAATTCATATTGACCAATACGATCTTTAATCCAAGTAGAAAAATCTTTTCCTATTTCCAAAAAAGCATGTAATTCACGTGCATTGACTGTCTGAACAGGTTCTTGATTAATTGTATTGTTATGAATAGCGATAAGCGCTTCCATTGCAAACCTCATAGTGTTTGGATTAATTTTCAGATGTGTTGGGAAAAAAGGGTTATTGCTGACAATTACTGTAGAATGGACTTGTATTTTCCCGTTCTCTTATTTTGTCTAAGACATCACTGTATGCCCAGCTGTCAGCTATAAAGGGATATGGGGCATCTTCTACAAAATAATAATGGTCATTATCGTTTAAGTATTTTTGAACATAAAGTTCAGCAACTTCTTCAGAAATATCATCATAACGGTTTGAATGAAGATCAATGCGGAGGATACTTACAACATCACCTACACCGTTAATAATGTTCATGATTTCAGTTTCATCAATTGGTCCTGATGAAGAAAGGTGATGACCATCATCACACACAGCTAACAGAATCTCATGATCAGTTACAGAAACCTGTTTATTCATTTTCCATCCCCTCCATTCCATGTTAGTAAATGTTTATTTGTAGTGTATATAAGTCAGTACATTATGTACCAAATATAGTCAAGTACATTTTGTACTTATTTTATAAAAATAATAAAAAAAGGGAAATAATCTGTGTTTTTTTATCTCTATAAGAATCACTTTATTATATAGAGTGTCAAAAATGCTCAGGCTTGTTGTTAGGAATCAACAAAACGCAGCCGCGATTCCACTGATAGCATTTAATTTTAAGTAGATGAAAGATGATTATAGTATTACATTTCAAGAATAGTACGCCGTACACGACCTATTATTGAGATAGCACCTTCGAGTTTTGGAGCATTTATTGTTTTATCATATGAGGCGGGTTGAAAAGGAGGATTATCATTTGGCCTATATCGTTTATATGTTGCCTTTCCAGTTTCATCTGCAATGACATAACAAGCATTTGGTACAAGTTTCTTATCTCGCATATTTACAAATATTATAGAATCTGGAGGACTAATTTTATTCATGGACGAACCATCCACGCGCAAAGCAATCCACTCACCCGCTGGAAGATTGACAGCTTCGATCATAGAACAATCCAAAAAATCCGTTATACCGTCTTGCTCACTTAATTCTCCAGCACTAACCCACGAAATTAAAGGAACGCTCTCACTGAGGCTAGGATTATCTTGAGAAGACTTGCCATACAAAATCCATCCAGGATCTACATTAAATACCTCTCCATATCGTCCAGCCATTTGACGCGAGATAGCGCGATTTCCATTTTCATTACTAATTAATGTATTAACATTGAGACTTGGTATAGCACGTGCGGCTTCGCTCGGTGTTAAATACCCAGCGCGCTCACGTGCCATTTTAAGTCTATCTTTTGGTAAAAGAATCATTTGTACATTATCCACTATTTTTTCTGTTCAATGTGTACGATTTTATCTTGATTTTAAATTGTACGTAATGTACTGTTGTTGCTATGGTTAATAATTTTTCTGTTAAAAATTTAATTGAGTTCTGGGGATCTATACGCCAATTCGCAGAAGAAGTTGGATGTAGTTATGAAGCCGCGCGTAAAATGCGCGATCGTAATAGTATTTCTCCTAAATATTGGAACATAATTATTCAATTGTCTCAATCCAAAGGGTTATCTTGGATTACAATAAATTGGTTTCTTCATACATATGAGAACAAATCTCGTAAAATCTACTTTCCAATGACAAAACACCATAAAGATGCTGTTTATTCCGCGAAAAATCTTACTGTACCAGATGGATCACAGCTAACAACATCTACGTTTTTGGAAATTTCCACAGATAATGAGCATCAACAGAATAATTCGTCCTATCAAACAGAAGAAAGATTATGAAAGCAAAGGAAATGTTAAAAGAAATTTATACACGATTTTACGGATTAATAAATCGTAATAAGAGAATAGAGAATGCAAGTAAATTAATAGAAGAATACACAGACACAATACCGTCTGATGATAATACAAATGAACTCGTCATACAACATTCTACTCAAGAAAATGTTCGCTTACTAAAAGAAAATGTCCCTTCATTAAAAGAGATGTTGCATAAGTCAAAAGTCGAAAGTTGTCTAAAACGCTATGAAGAGGCTCTTGAAGAAGAAGGTCAATTGATTGAAGAAGAGAAAATTGCACTTGAAAATCTGTCTAATCTAATTGAGCAAAAAAATAAGGCGTTACAGCAGCAAAAGAAAAAGCTGGATGTAAAGGTAAAGTTGTTTGATGTACTAAATGGACAAAACAATCCTGAAGCCAACGTAAAACAGCTAGCTAAATCAATAGAGCTTTCATCGCCCAAAAAAGTTATTCCTTTTGAACAAAAGGAATGTGCTCAAGCTTAACCTCGTATTCCATTTAAACGTGGCCATCTCATTAGTTTAGTGTTCAGAGTTCTTAAGAAGGCTACTTTTTCAAAAATATTGTTTCAATAGAGCTACGCGCTAGACGCTCTGTCATAGCGTGCATGGCCGTATATTACCTAAACTAAGGAGGTATGTAATGTCTACTCAAAAAAACTGGGTAAAGTTTTATCATAATCAATTTTTAAAAGAGCTTATGGGTTTGAAGCCAGCAGAAACCGCCGTTTACGCAATATTGGTGTTTCTCATGATTGATAAGGGCACACCTATTTTGAATAATGCTTCTTATTTATCAAATTTGTGTGGCTGTTCAGTGCGGACGTTTAACAAGATATTAGAAGCTTTAATGAGCTATGGTCATATTATTCATTTAGAAGATGACAGCTTATGGCACACATCATTAGCATTTGATGTCAATATGAGTAGAAAAACTTCAGAGAAAGCTTCCAAAGCAGCCACTGCAAGATGGAATAAGAAAAGAGAGGGGGAAAGTTATGTCAACTAAAATGTCATGGACAAGGCTTTTTGCAGACAAGTGGATACTTGATCTGACTTATTTGTCTCCTATTGAAAGCAACGTTTATATAAGATTACAGCTAGAAATGTTGCGTACTAGTGAGCCACTTTTAAATAACATGAAAGTTTTAGCTCGGTATACCGGTTGCACAGTCAAAACATTTGTAAAAGCATTAGATGTTTTACTGAGCATTGGTCATGTTACTCGTTTAGAAGATGGCCGTTTGTGGAGTCAGCAGGTTGAAGAAGAATTAAATGACAGCAAAGAAAACTTAAATAAGTTTTCGGAAAGAGCTTCCAAAGCAGCACAAGCGAGATGGGACAAACAAAAAAAGTTAGATAATTCAAGTAATAATGTTAAGCACAATGCTAGTGATATATCTAGCATTATTAAGCATGATGCTAACGATATGCTTGTTGATGCCATTAACAATAACAATAACATATATAATAAAAAAACTAACACTATCGTGTTATCAAAAAAGAAAATGCTTTGGAAGATTTAGCAACTGAAGTTTCGGTTCAAAGTGAAACAACCGATGATGCTGTTGAGCAGCAGTTGGATCACGATGCACCCTCATCAGAAAACCAATCACCCGTTTCACAGCAAAAAAGCACTGAAAAGAAAACCAAGCGGTCTGGAGATAAACGGGGATGTCGCATTCCTGAGGATTTCGAACCTAACTTGAAATACGCAATCGACAAGGGCTTAACGCATGATGAGGCGTTGTCAGAGTTTGAGAGATTTAAAAACTTCTGGATAGCCAAGACGGGAAAGGATGCAACCAAAACGGATTGGCAACTGACATGGTACAACTGGGTTACTTCTGACTATGGAACTTTAGCTAAGAAAAAAGCAAAACTGGAAAAGGAAAAACGAAATGGCGTTTATGGAAATTACCCCCAACGGGAAAAAAGCATTGGCGAACGTATCGCAGACAACATCCGTAATCTCAACTCTAGAGGTTTCTTTAAGGCAAATTTGCAAAATGATAGCGCCGGGATTCCCATTACACTTGAAAGCTGGGAGCTCATTGACGAAACAGCAAGAAACGATAGCGTTGAAAGCTTATGAGCGACTTCAAGAACTGTTTGCTGTGAAAGCTGATGGAGAGGTCATTGCAACAGCTATGCGTATACTTTCGTGTGGTTTGAAAATATCGCAAAACTCAGATGATGAAGGTATGTCGCTTGCGTATGGAATGGCTCTTGAGACAGTTTCAGAGTGGGCACTTATAGAAACAGTTAAACGTATTTTGCGTGGTGAAGTGAAAACTATATCCGAGACATTTTTCCCTAGCACTTGTGAATTTGTGCGATTGTGCCGTGATTTAGAAGAAGGTCTTTTGACAACAGCAAATCTTGTTCGCAAGGCTGTTCTGAATACACAAGCAAAGACAGTGAAACAACAAGAGAGACGAGAGAACGTCATTCCACTGACAAAAACGGCTTGATGAGTTTTAGAACAGCAAAATAGAGAAAAGTGCTGATCATTTTTGGATTAGATATGCATTTAAATCAACAAAAACGCACCTTAGAGAAAGATTTGGAAGTTTTTTAATGAATTCCACATCGGGAACATAAAACGCTCTGTACGGGGCTAATTTGAGAAAAGTAGAACAGATGCAAAAATCGGGACAATTGGATATGTTTAAAAAGATTAGAACTGTAGTAACATACAGCATAGGATTTGCGGTGTTGCAGTTTTTACAAATAGAAAAAAACACCGAATTTATTCAAGCTGTTTTAATGTTTTCATCGCTTGCTATTTTGATAACCATGATTTTTATGGCAGCCTTCTTTAATTCCAAACTTGCTTCAGAATTGTATCACAACCCTAAACATCAATATGAAAAAACAACAGATTTGAACATTGTAACAGATTATTTGCAAAAATATTTGCATAATTTTTTGCACATAGCTGTTATCGCACTTCTTTTATTAATTTTTCCAAACAATCTCAAACAAGAAGTTGTTTTGCCTTTTTTCTCTTGGGATTCCAAATGGGAATTTCATTTTTATTGGGATGTTTTGTTGTGGTACTTTTTTGTGATTTTCGTGTGCACTATTTACCTTAAAATGTACATCTTCATAAACATCTTTGTAGGATTACTTAGGTTAAATACTGTCCACTTTCTTTAGAGTAAATGGCTTTGAAGAATTAAAGTACTGAACTCAAAATTGAGGGGAGTGATTTTGCAGATTAGATTACTGAACGTATTAATCAATTTGAATTTGTTGAAAATCAAGACTTTGTTTGCTCCCCCATTTTGGGGAGCAAAGGCAGAGGCGGCCGTATGTCTATTAAACAAAGGAAGGATATGACTTTCGCTAAAATTTTAGCGAAACCCCCTTACTTAACTAAGTGCGGTGAATTTTTTGTTTGACAAAATCACGGAAGCGTTTATATATGCGAATCAGGTGCTTAACAAACACCTTAAGTGCATAGCGGATAGATTGCCGAGACAGTCTTTTTTCCGTAAATTAAAGGCTTTGACTCATTGTATGCGTGTAGCGTATAGTGACCTCGTCGGGTGTGGTTATGCTATACAATACCCTCATGGGAAAAGCATAACGACGGACTATGCACCGTGTTTGTTAACACCCGGCGCCCTTCTGGGTGTCATTAACAAACATTTAACTGCATAGGAGTTCATTATGAACACTCTCATAACAATATCAGAACAAACTGTTGGACAGGAAACTGTTCAAACAGTCAATGCACGTGACTTACACGCTTTTTTGGAAGTCGGCAAAAAGTTTGCGGATTGGATTACAAACCGCATTAATCAGTATGAATTTGAAGAAGGAAAAGACTATATTATAACGCTTCCCAAAATTGGGAAACGTAAAAATGTGGTATTAAAAGAATATCATCTCACCTTAAGTGTAGCAAAAGAGCTGTCTATGGTTGAGAATAACAAGAAAGGTAAACAAGCCCGTCAGTACTTCATTGAATGCGAACGGAAAGCAAAACAGCCTTTAAATCTCGCAAATGCTTTACAGAATCCTCTCACAATTAGACAATTGCTTTTATCTATTGACAACATAGCAGGAATACGTCTATATGCGAATCAGGTGCTTCAAAAACACCTTAAAACAACTAGCGGATTGGTTGCCGAAATAATCAGTCTTCCGCACATATTAAAGGCTTTGACTCATTGTATGCGTATGACGTATAGTGATCTTGTCGGGTGTAGTTATGCTATACAATACCCTTTATGGGGAAAGCATAACGACGGGCTAGTTGCCGTGTTTTTGAGCACCCGGCACTCTTTTTGAGTGTCAATCAAAAACGTTTATTACAACTAGGTGAAAAAATATGAACACTCTCATAGAAATAAAAGAAAGCACTGCTAACAGTGCGACGGTTCAAACTATGTCTAGCCATGAAATTGCTGAATTATGTGGTAAAAGGCATGACCACGTTATGCGTGATATCAAGAAAATGCTTGAAGAACTTAACGCCCCCAAATTTGGGGCGGTTAGTTTGATGGGCAATTACTTTGATAAAAAAGGGGAAAGTCGCCCCTGCTATTATCTTCCAAAACGTGAATGTTTAATTCTTGTATCAGGTTACAGCACAACATTACGAGCTAAAATTATAGACCGCTGGCAAGAATTGGAAAAACAAGGAGGAAATTCCCAACTAGACCTCGCAAATGCTTTACAGAATCCTCTCACAATTAGGCAACTGCTTTTAGAGAGCATTACACAATTGGAAGATTTAAGAACTGAAGTTAAAACACTTAAACCAAAAGCAGAAGCACTTGAACATTTAAAACGGTCTGACGGCCTGTTTGCTTTATATGAAGCTGCAAAGATGTTAGATGTACGTCCCACAGATTTTACTAAGCACTTACAGTTTCATAAGTGGGCTTATCGTAATTTTCCGGGTGGACCCATGTTACCTTATCAGGATAAAATTAGGAAAGGACTGATGGATTGTGTAATCCACACCATTCAAAAATCAGACGGAACAAAAATGAGCGTTTCCAGTGCAAAAATCACAGTCAAAGGATTGGCATGCCTAAGAGAACAATTCCATGGAGGTGTGCAATGAGTAACAGTATCGACTTTTTATGTGATTTATGGATATCCTTGCTTCAGTTTGAAAGTTATGAAAATGATGATGAAGAGGATTGTATCGCTCTAGTTCAGACTATGGATACAATAGAAAAAGCTTTAATTGCAAAGCTTCAAAAAGAAACTCCAGATACTCTCAAGATTCTGGCAGTTCTTACAGGTTTTGGCGATTCAGAACTTCCCCGAATGTTGGATCCTTTGTTGAAAGCTTATAGTCCGTGCTCAGATGGAGTATCCTATCAAGTGTGAAGTAAACCACACTCCCCTTCCCATCTTTAAAGGTGGGGAGAGGTTAATTTTTTGTTTGTATGCAGAGCAAGTTACATACATCACTGAATAGAGAAATATCATGTCAGCCTATCGCATTGAACGGAGCATAGCGTTGCGTAAAATAGCATTAATTCGCGTCTGATAACCTTTACCTTGACTCTTAAGCCACGCTAATACATCGGAATCTACACGCACAGTCGTTATAGTTTTAGTTGGCTTGTAAAATGGATTACGAACAGCATTTTTCCAAAATTCATTATCTAGTGATGGAATATCGCTATAATCAATTTCATTGTCAGGCATTCTAGCCAACTCATTAATTTCAACCTGCTGTTCATCAGTTAAAGACGGTAGATTACTCACATCAACCTCATAACGAACTTTCTTCTTCATAACGTTTTCTCTCTTTCAAACTAGCACGTCGTGCTGAAATAATACGAATTACCTCTCTCCCATCTTTATCGTCATAGATAGTATGAGCTACCAGTAGTAATAAGAAGCCATTTACAAGCCCCAAAGTTTGCCAACGATATTCTCCATTTTCAATACGATCCTGTCTAGTCATAGCAAGTGGATCTGCAAAAACACGAACAGCTACCTCAAAACTTATACGATGCTTTCGGAGATTGCTTTCCGCTTTGATTTTATCCCACTCAAATCTTATTTTCATACATTATTGTTAATACATTTATATATGTACGTCAAGAGTTTTAAATCAAATATGTTTTATTTTAAATTTCCACTGAGGTAGTTTAGAGAGAGCGAGTGCAATTTGTCCTCTGTGACACATGCATACATTTGCTTCAAAACAAGTAATTGCAATGCGTTTTTTGTTTAAAAAAAAGTTGATTGCGCTGGTTTATGATTTGCTTAAAACCAACCCAATGAAATTATAGCACAAAACAGCATTTATGCACGGATAAAATCACAAATAAACTGTTTATTTTCAATAATTTATGCTGTTTTTTCTTTGGAAAAATGCACTGTGTCATGCTATAGTAAAAGCAGCTTTTCATATCCGTATTTCATTTCAATTATTTTCCTTAGAAAAGATATAAAGACATGCTTAATAAAGTAACTTTAATTGGCTATCTGGGTGCCGATCCAGAAAGCAGAACAATGCCATCTGGAGTAGAAGTGGCGAATTTTCGTATAGGCACTTCTCAAAGATATGTAGATAAAAAAACAGGTGAAAAGGTAGAGAAAACAGAATGGCATTCTATAGTGGTTTTTAATCCACATCTTGCAAAGGTTGCACTTCAGTATCTGGGTAAAGGTTCCAAGGTTTATGTTGAAGGTCAATTACAGACGCGTAAATGGCAAGATAAAAGCGGGCAAACACACTACACAACAGAAATTGTCTTGCCGCAATATAAGGGTGAATTGAAGATCCTTGATAGCGTTCAAAAGTCTGATCCTGACATGACCACTCAAGAGCAAGCAACGGCATGGGAGAATAGTAGACAACAACAGTCTTTAGAAACAACTTTGAATGACAGAATTCCGTTTTAATCAGGAGAGTTGTTCATGAAGAAACGCAAAAAAAGGGGAAAACCTAGAATAGAAGGTCAAATAAGAGAACCCAATGGACGTATCTCACGTGCAAAAACGCCTGATAAATCTTCATATCAACAGACACTTGAAATGCGTGCCAAGCGTTATGGGGCGAGTATTCAAGATGCGAAAAATCCGCTTATTGGCACTTATGTAGGGCGGTTATATTTATTGGAAAAAAAGATTAATCAAGATCAGTACGATGCATCACAACAGTATATTCGAGTGTTAAACGATTATCGGTGTGCGAAAGGATTTCCGGGAGTAGTCTATGACGATGTAAATCCTAGTCACGATCAAGACAGTCTTGAGAGATGGGCTGAAATAGCAACTGATCGTTATAAAGCGATGCAAGAGGTTATCAGAGAAGCACAAGGGTTATATCGTCAGTATAACCTTCACGCTGCGTTACAGTATATCGTTATTGAAGATCAACAACTGCCATACCTTGTCAGTTCTCTACGCATGGCTCTCAATGCTCTTCAGAAATATTTTTCGCAAAAGCGTTAAAATAAGATACACAAACTTTCGAAAAAAAAGACATGACGTAAAACGTTTTTCTGTACAATGCGTTATACTTGTATTACAATGAACACAAGAGATGAGGAATATGCTATGACAATATCTATTCGATTGCCAAGTGATCTTGAAACGCGTTTGAATAATTTAGCCCTTAAAACAGGACGTACAAAGTCTTTTTATTTGCGTGAGATTATTGAACAGGGAATAGAGGAAGCTGAGGATTATTATTTAGCTTCACAAGTAAGAGAACGTGTTCGAAAGGGAGATGCTACTTTTTATAGCTCTGAAGAGGTGAGGAAAGAGCTTGGTTTGGACGATTAAATATGAAAAAAAAGCTCTCAATTTTTAAAAAAATGTGATAAAAGAGAAGCGCGCCGGATTGTTGATTTTTTAGATAAGCACATTGCCGTCCTTGAAGATGTGCGTGTAGTGGGTAAACCTTTAAGAGGTCCATTATCAGGCTTGTGGAGATATCGTGTGGGAGATTATAGGATATTATGTGATCTCCACGATAAAGAGCTTTTGGTCTTGGTTTTGGCTGTGGGACATAGAAAAAATATATATAAAAACTAAAATAACCATTTGCGCTTAGAAAGTACCATATTTAGGTTGATTGAAATAAAAAATACCAGATTATGATTTTTTAGTTGACATGGGGATATAAATAGTATTTAATGACACTGCGGCGT from Bartonella schoenbuchensis R1 harbors:
- a CDS encoding DUF6290 family protein, with translation MTISIRLPSDLETRLNNLALKTGRTKSFYLREIIEQGIEEAEDYYLASQVRERVRKGDATFYSSEEVRKELGLDD
- the ssb gene encoding single-stranded DNA-binding protein — translated: MLNKVTLIGYLGADPESRTMPSGVEVANFRIGTSQRYVDKKTGEKVEKTEWHSIVVFNPHLAKVALQYLGKGSKVYVEGQLQTRKWQDKSGQTHYTTEIVLPQYKGELKILDSVQKSDPDMTTQEQATAWENSRQQQSLETTLNDRIPF
- a CDS encoding BrnT family toxin gives rise to the protein MKIRFEWDKIKAESNLRKHRISFEVAVRVFADPLAMTRQDRIENGEYRWQTLGLVNGFLLLLVAHTIYDDKDGREVIRIISARRASLKERKRYEEESSL